A window of Acidobacteriota bacterium genomic DNA:
CACAGGGCCACTTCTTCGCCCAGAGAGATGGAATCGGCCAGGTCCTTCTTGGCGGAGAGGGTGATGGGAATGGGCCAGAAAAGGCCGTTCTTGGAGGGCATCGTGTAGGCATCGCAGACGCCCTTCCAGTCGTCGTGGCCCATGAAGCCGTCCAGGGGGGTGAAGCCGCCGATGCCGAGCATGATGAGGTCGCCGGTCTCGCGGCTGGTGATGGGGACCTTCTTCAGGCCCTGGGCCTTCTTGATCTCTTCGTCCTTGGCCTTCCCTTCGAGCAGAAGGCACTTGAGTTCCTTGCTACCATGCGGGGGTACCAGCTTGCTCATCGACAGCCTCCTCTCAATGCACGCACCTTGAAATCCCTGACGGAAACCGCTTTGGCGGGAAGATCCCCCCTCCCGCAGACGGGGCCCCGGAAAGACCGTTCCGAGCTGAACGGAGGTCCCCTCTCCAGGCATCATAGGAGGTCGGTCCCCTTCCAGGTATGGAGAATCGAGAGATTCGGCCGCCCTGGGCCAAATCCCGCAGGCACGGAAGGGGCCTTCAATTAAACGGAGGGCGTGCGTGTCTTTCGTATGTGGGCGAAATCGCCAGCCGCGCGCAGTAACGAAATGGTCCACTCCGGGCATCCCAGGGCGTGCAGGTGCGTGTACGCGGCCCACACCGGTCCTTCCACGAGGCCGTCCCGCCCGTTGAAGGCGCCCGTGCCCCGGCGAACGGCGGCGGCCGTTCCGGCGGCGGCGGGAAGGACGATTCGGCTGTAATGGAACTCGTGGCCCCTCAGCCGCATGCCCACCTCGAAGAAGGGATTGGGACGGTCCACCTCGAGCTCCGCGTATCCGTGGCCCTGCGGGTCCGGGAGAACCTCCACGTCCACCGCGAGGACTCCGGCCATGGGGTACGACCTGCCCTCCCAGCGAATGGACCGGGACAGGAGCATCAGGCCGCCGCACTCGGCGTAGACCGGAAGTCCCGCTCCCACCGCCGCCCGCAAGCCCTCCATCCACCCGCGGGCGGCGGTGAGCTCGGGCCCGTGGGTTTCGGGAAAGCCGCCGCCGATATAGAGGGCGTCGAGGTCCTGGGGAAATCGCCCGTCCGAGAGGGGCGAGAGGAAGATCAGCCGGGCGCCCCCCCGTTCCAGGCCCTCGAGATTCTCCGGATAGTAGAAGGTGAAGGCCGAATCCCTCACGACGCCGATGCGGAGGCCGGCTTCGGGCTGGGCGTCGGAAAGCGTGCCGGTCGGTTCTGGCGCGGGGGCCGCCTGGGTCCGCCGGGCGGCAAGGAGCAGGGCTTCCCAATCCAGGTGGCCGTCGAGGAGGCGCCGGACGTTGCCCTCCAGCTCCCGGATGTGTGGGTGTTCGCTGGGGGTCACGAGCCCGAGGTGCCGTCCCGGGAGGAGATC
This region includes:
- a CDS encoding cobyrinate a,c-diamide synthase; amino-acid sequence: MAPRATRGSGPRCLPRLAIAGLGGDSGKTLVSLGLLLLAREKGLKPAAFKKGPDYIDAAWLTWACGTAARNLDTYLMGFDGARASFFRHASPDLSVIEGNRGLYDGSDARGTHSTAELAKALGAPVLLVLNGTKVTRTAAAMVLGCQKMDPGVSFAGVVLNQVSGSRHARVTRQAVEETTGLPVLGVLPRASSGDLLPGRHLGLVTPSEHPHIRELEGNVRRLLDGHLDWEALLLAARRTQAAPAPEPTGTLSDAQPEAGLRIGVVRDSAFTFYYPENLEGLERGGARLIFLSPLSDGRFPQDLDALYIGGGFPETHGPELTAARGWMEGLRAAVGAGLPVYAECGGLMLLSRSIRWEGRSYPMAGVLAVDVEVLPDPQGHGYAELEVDRPNPFFEVGMRLRGHEFHYSRIVLPAAAGTAAAVRRGTGAFNGRDGLVEGPVWAAYTHLHALGCPEWTISLLRAAGDFAHIRKTRTPSV